A stretch of the Microcebus murinus isolate Inina chromosome 6, M.murinus_Inina_mat1.0, whole genome shotgun sequence genome encodes the following:
- the KLHL28 gene encoding kelch-like protein 28 isoform X2, giving the protein MDHTSPTYMLANLAHLHSEQLLQGLNLLRQHHELCDIILRVGDVKIHAHKVVLASISPYFKAMFTGNLSEKENSEVEFQCIDETALQAIVEYAYTGTVFISQDTVESLLPAANLLQIKLVLKECCAFLESQLDPGNCIGISRFAETYGCHDLYLAATKYICQNFEAVCQTEEFFELTHADLDEIVSNDCLNVATEETVFYALESWIKYDVQERQKYLAQLLNSVRLPLLSVKFLTRLYEANHLIRDDRTCKHLLNEALKYHFMPEHRLSHQTVLMTRPRCAPKVLCAVGGKSGLFACLDSVEMYFPQNDSWIGLAPLNIPRYEFGICVLDQKVYVIGGIETNVRPGVTIRKHENSVECWNPDTNTWTSLERMNESRSTLGVVVLAGELYALGGYDGQSYLQSVEKYIPKIRKWQPVAPMTTTRSCFAAAVLDGMIYAIGGYGPAHMNSVERYDPSKDSWEMVASMADKRIHFGVGVMLGFIFVVGGHNGVSHLSSIERYDPHQNQWTVCRPMKEPRTVFVETEPHYFAPAGLELLDSSNPPP; this is encoded by the exons atGGACCACACATCCCCGACCTACATGCTTGCTAATTTAGCCCATTTACATTCTGAACAACTTCTACAGGGCTTGAATCTTCTTCGCCAGCATCATGAACTCTGTGACATCATTCTTCGAGTAGGTGATGTTAAAATTCATGCTCACAAAGTGGTACTTGCCAGCATCAGCCCATATTTCAAAGCTATGTTCACTGGAAACCTTTCTGAAAAAGAGAACAGTGAAGTTGAGTTTCAGTGCATTGATGAAACTGCTCTTCAGGCTATTGTGGAGTATGCCTATACAGggactgtttttatttctcaggaTACAGTTGAATCTCTCCTGCCAGCAGCAAACCTACTCCAGATAAAACTTGTCCTGAAAGAATGTTGTGCATTTCTTGAAAGCCAACTTGATCCTGGTAATTGTATTGGAATTTCTCGTTTTGCAGAAACATATGGTTGTCACGACCTTTATTTGGCAGCCACTAAATACATATGCCAGAATTTTGAAGCTGTTTGCCAGACTGAAGAGTTTTTTGAGCTTACACATGCTGATTTGGATGAAATTGTTTCCAATGACTGTTTGAATGTAGCTACTGAAGAGACTGTTTTTTATGCATTAGAGTCTTGGATCAAGTATGATGTACAAGAACGCCAGAAATATTTAGCACAGTTGCTAAACAGTGTACGATTACCATTGTTGAGTGTTAAGTTTCTCACTAGACTGTATGAAGCAAATCATCTTATTCGTGATGATCGCACTTGTAAACATCTTTTGAATGAAGCCCTAAAGTACCACTTTATGCCTGAACATAGACTGTCTCATCAAACAGTCTTGATGACACGACCTCGCTGTGCTCCCAAAGTACTTTGTGCAGTAGGCGGGAAATCTGGACTCTTTGCCTGTTTGGATAG TGTGGAGATGTACTTTCCTCAGAATGACTCTTGGATTGGCTTGGCACCCCTAAACATTCCTCGCTATGAATTTGGAATATGCGTTTTAGACCAAAAAGTGTATGTTATAGGTGGTATTGAAACTAATGTACGTCCTGGTGTCACTatcagaaaacatgaaaattcagTGGAATGCTGGAATCCTGATACAAATACCTGGACTTCTctagagagaatgaatgagagcCGAAGTACCCTTGGAGTAGTAGTACTTGCAGGAGAACTCTATGCTTTGGGTGGTTATGATGGACAATCTTATTTACAATCTGTAGAGAAGTATATtcccaaaataagaaaatggcaaCCTGTGGCACCAATGACTACAACAAGAAGTTGTTTTGCTGCAGCTGTATTGGATGGAATGATATATGCCATTGGTGGATATGGTCCTGCTCACATGAATAg TGTGGAGCGTTATGATCCAAGTAAAGACTCCTGGGAGATGGTTGCATCCATGGCAGATAAAAGGATTCACTTTGGTGTGGGTGTCATGCTAGGCTTTATTTTTGTGGTGGGTGGACATAATGGTGTCTCACACTTGTCAAGCATTGAAAGATATGACCCTCATCAAAATCAGTGGACTGTCTGTAGGCCAATGAAAGAACCCAGAACag tttttgtagagactgagCCTCACTATTTTGccccggctggtcttgaactcctggactcaagcaatcctcccccctga
- the KLHL28 gene encoding kelch-like protein 28 isoform X1 — protein sequence MDHTSPTYMLANLAHLHSEQLLQGLNLLRQHHELCDIILRVGDVKIHAHKVVLASISPYFKAMFTGNLSEKENSEVEFQCIDETALQAIVEYAYTGTVFISQDTVESLLPAANLLQIKLVLKECCAFLESQLDPGNCIGISRFAETYGCHDLYLAATKYICQNFEAVCQTEEFFELTHADLDEIVSNDCLNVATEETVFYALESWIKYDVQERQKYLAQLLNSVRLPLLSVKFLTRLYEANHLIRDDRTCKHLLNEALKYHFMPEHRLSHQTVLMTRPRCAPKVLCAVGGKSGLFACLDSVEMYFPQNDSWIGLAPLNIPRYEFGICVLDQKVYVIGGIETNVRPGVTIRKHENSVECWNPDTNTWTSLERMNESRSTLGVVVLAGELYALGGYDGQSYLQSVEKYIPKIRKWQPVAPMTTTRSCFAAAVLDGMIYAIGGYGPAHMNSVERYDPSKDSWEMVASMADKRIHFGVGVMLGFIFVVGGHNGVSHLSSIERYDPHQNQWTVCRPMKEPRTGVGAAVIDNYLYVVGGHSGSSYLNTVQKYDPISDTWLDSAGMIYCRCNFGLTAL from the exons atGGACCACACATCCCCGACCTACATGCTTGCTAATTTAGCCCATTTACATTCTGAACAACTTCTACAGGGCTTGAATCTTCTTCGCCAGCATCATGAACTCTGTGACATCATTCTTCGAGTAGGTGATGTTAAAATTCATGCTCACAAAGTGGTACTTGCCAGCATCAGCCCATATTTCAAAGCTATGTTCACTGGAAACCTTTCTGAAAAAGAGAACAGTGAAGTTGAGTTTCAGTGCATTGATGAAACTGCTCTTCAGGCTATTGTGGAGTATGCCTATACAGggactgtttttatttctcaggaTACAGTTGAATCTCTCCTGCCAGCAGCAAACCTACTCCAGATAAAACTTGTCCTGAAAGAATGTTGTGCATTTCTTGAAAGCCAACTTGATCCTGGTAATTGTATTGGAATTTCTCGTTTTGCAGAAACATATGGTTGTCACGACCTTTATTTGGCAGCCACTAAATACATATGCCAGAATTTTGAAGCTGTTTGCCAGACTGAAGAGTTTTTTGAGCTTACACATGCTGATTTGGATGAAATTGTTTCCAATGACTGTTTGAATGTAGCTACTGAAGAGACTGTTTTTTATGCATTAGAGTCTTGGATCAAGTATGATGTACAAGAACGCCAGAAATATTTAGCACAGTTGCTAAACAGTGTACGATTACCATTGTTGAGTGTTAAGTTTCTCACTAGACTGTATGAAGCAAATCATCTTATTCGTGATGATCGCACTTGTAAACATCTTTTGAATGAAGCCCTAAAGTACCACTTTATGCCTGAACATAGACTGTCTCATCAAACAGTCTTGATGACACGACCTCGCTGTGCTCCCAAAGTACTTTGTGCAGTAGGCGGGAAATCTGGACTCTTTGCCTGTTTGGATAG TGTGGAGATGTACTTTCCTCAGAATGACTCTTGGATTGGCTTGGCACCCCTAAACATTCCTCGCTATGAATTTGGAATATGCGTTTTAGACCAAAAAGTGTATGTTATAGGTGGTATTGAAACTAATGTACGTCCTGGTGTCACTatcagaaaacatgaaaattcagTGGAATGCTGGAATCCTGATACAAATACCTGGACTTCTctagagagaatgaatgagagcCGAAGTACCCTTGGAGTAGTAGTACTTGCAGGAGAACTCTATGCTTTGGGTGGTTATGATGGACAATCTTATTTACAATCTGTAGAGAAGTATATtcccaaaataagaaaatggcaaCCTGTGGCACCAATGACTACAACAAGAAGTTGTTTTGCTGCAGCTGTATTGGATGGAATGATATATGCCATTGGTGGATATGGTCCTGCTCACATGAATAg TGTGGAGCGTTATGATCCAAGTAAAGACTCCTGGGAGATGGTTGCATCCATGGCAGATAAAAGGATTCACTTTGGTGTGGGTGTCATGCTAGGCTTTATTTTTGTGGTGGGTGGACATAATGGTGTCTCACACTTGTCAAGCATTGAAAGATATGACCCTCATCAAAATCAGTGGACTGTCTGTAGGCCAATGAAAGAACCCAGAACag GAGTTGGTGCTGCAGTAATCGATAACTACCTTTATGTAGTTGGTGGTCACTCAGGGTCTTCCTATCTGAATACAGTGCAGAAATATGACCCTATCTCAGATACGTGGCTGGATTCAGCTGGCATGATATACTGTCGCTGCAACTTTGGATTAACTGCACTTTGA